Within the Oligoflexus sp. genome, the region AGGAGCTGCTCGGGATTGCCCTTGACCGCTGCAAGATTGCGATCCTGATCACGCAGGTTATGATAGGTCACCATATACTGGCGACTTTCCGTACGATAGCTGACCTTGAAACGGGGCAGGTCCTTTTGAATGGACTCGACATCCATCCCCATGCGTTCCGCCACTTCGATAATGGCTTTTTCCGTCGAAGATCCGCTCCAACGATGTCCTGGCCCATCCGGATTTTTGATGCGCTCGCAGTCTGTGCACAGAGCCGCGATCAGGCTCCATTTGCGGGATGGCAGAATGACGGTCGGGACGCTGTCTTTCAGCTTGGTTTTCTTCGCCTCGCCGAATTGCGAGCGATGCCAGTACTCGCTGCCGAAGTAGCCTTCCTCGGCGATCATCTCATTCATGGTCAGGGTGCCTGTCTTATCCAGGCAGACCACCTCGACTGAACCCAAAGCCTCAAGCACGTTAAGGCGGCGAACCAGAATATTGCGCTTTTTCATATTGCCAACGCCAAGCGCCATGGTCGTCGTACCGATCGTGGGCAGGCCTTCGGGAACAGCGGCAACCGCCAGAGAAATGCTGGTCTGCATCATCTGAAGAAGACTGCGTCCGCGCATGACTCCCAGCAAAAATACGCTACCGCAAATGGCTCCCGATATCAGAATCGTCTGGCGGCCGATATCTTCCAGATCTTGTTGCAGTGGCGATTCCAGCTGCTCCGCGCTGGCAACGAGCCGCCGCACACGGCCGATCTCGGTATTCTCGCCGGTTGCGATCACGACTCCCAATCCCTGCCCCGATGTTACGATCGTGCCCCGGAACAGCAGATTGCGGCGGTCCGAGATAGTGTGCAGCTGATTCCGCTCGATAGCGTTATGATGTTTGGTCACGGGCATGGATTCGCCGGTCAAAGGCGATTCGTCCACCATAAGGCCTTTGGACTCGATAAGGCGAATATCAGCGGGCACAACGCCATGAGAAAGGCTGACAATGTCGCCAACGACCAGTTGATGATCCAGGATATTGCAGAACACCCCGTCCCTCATGACTCGCACATCCTGCGGATCAATATGGCCGATGGAGCTGATCACTTCATCAGCACGCGCCTCGGATAAATAGCCGACGTAGCCATTCATCAGAATCACGCCCCCGATCATCACGACATCGAACAGTCCACCTGTTACCAGGGACAGTCCTGCAGAGCCTGCGAGCAGCCACGTCTGCGAGTTGGCAAACTGGCGACTGAAAAGAGTCCAGTGGCTCGTGGGCTTCACCTCCTCCATCTGGTTGCTGCCATACAGCAGCCGACGGTCATTGACTTCCGAGGTTGCAAGGCCATGGGCCGCGTCCACACGCAGCTCTTTGAGAAGGCTGCTGGCCAACTGGCTGCAATAGACAAGTTGCAGATCCTGATCCAAAAGGGCTTGCGCGCTGGTGCTGGCCGCAAGCTCTTTGAATTTATACTGCTCGGGATTGGCCAGGGCTTCTTCAATGCAGATCTGCAGGTGCCCCGTATCCAGTTTGTGATTGCGATTGTATTCGATGACGAGCGAACCGCTCTGTGGCCGCGCCTTGACCGCAAGGACGAAATTTTCCAGCCGCAGGCGTCCCTCGACAGCTTCACAGGCTTCTTCATCTCTATAAAGAACATCCAGGACAAAACGCGAGCGTCCCGGAGTGACATGAGCCAGGTGAAGTTCAAGTGAAAGTTCTGAAGAGGCTGACTCAGCTGCGTGCACGCGCTTGGCCTTCATCGTGACTCCTACGTCTTGAGTATAAAAATCCCTCGAACCATACGGGCCTTTGGTAAATTTTTACGAAAGACTTGATGAAGCCTTGATGAAAGTATCTGTCGGCTGGAATAAAGCAGCTGAGTGACATACACGATCGACCCTATCGCGTGACTTCCACTTTCACTTACGATAAGGGTCGTAACATATAGTTCTTGTTGATTCTACTTTTCTGCGGGGGGTCTACAGGTTCTTCCTGAACACAACCCTTCGAAGAGGATGATCGTCATTTTCCGCTGGGTAACTTATCCGAGTGGAAAATCTGCGTGGCATAGATACCAGAATCGGCACGAGCCACACCTACCCCAATATAAGTGTACTGACTATTTTCTATATTCTGACGATGACCTGCACTGTTCCACCACATCCGCACAAATTCTTTGGCTATGGCCTCGGGATCTTCCAGCCTATTCGAGAATTGAGCTACGTTTTCCCCTAAAAGAACAATCTTCACACCCGGAAGTTCTCTTTTGATTTCCTCGCCTCGGCTTTGAAATCCTTCATGACTGATACCCTCGCGCACCATCTTCTGCGAGTGCTGGCGGGCGACTTTCGACGATTCAAAAAGAAGATCCAGAGCGGGCGCACGACCGCGCTTTTCATTGGTCAAGCGTGCAATCGCAGCTTCCACTTCGCAGGTCCATTCATCTGCATCATAGCAGGATGTATGTCTGGCAAGTTGCGAGGAATCATTTTCAAGGGCCGTGGATGGATCGGGATTCATGGGGTTCGCCTCGGAGCGTTGGCAGGCGAGGGCGATAAGGGTTGTGAGGGTTAAGAAGGGCAGTCGTTTCATCAGTGAACCTCATCCTTAGGTAAAACGACTTTTCTTTTAAAGCATTCCACTCTCACGATGCAAGTCGTGATCGTCATCATTCGGTATTAGTTAAGAAAAAGGAAGAGCGATTCCGGTTCATCATCCGGAATCGTTTCATGCATGATCTGTTGCCTTAGGGAAACAGTGTGAAATGACCTTTCGCCAAAAGCTTGTGGCGCTGGCAGTGCAGCTCGAAGCGTTGGCCTTTCACGACAAAGGTCACCATCTGACCCGAGTAAGCAGGCCTTGTAAAGATCACCGACATGGTTTGAACGGGCAGATGCATGTCGTTCATGAGGAACTTCAAAGCAAGGTTCGCCGTGAAGGCTCCCTGCACGAACGAGCCGCGATGCCCGAGCAGTTTCGAAAACAGCCTCGCGGTATGCAGAGGATTCAAATCACCGGAAACCACTCCGTAGCGCATCCCCGTGTCATTGGAAAGGAAGTAACGCCCACTCCAGTCGGCATCTTCCAGCTTGATTTCAGGCTCCAGTTTGGACAGCCCGCGATACTGATCCGAAGTCTCGCCGTGAACCTCGGCGATCGTATCGAGTCGCTCCACATCCGACTTCTTCAGATTGCAAAGGATCATGGTGTCCTTCTGCATGACGATCGGCTCGCCGTTCTCATCGCTCACGATTGAGCGGAAGTTCAGCAAAGCCCGATCGTGGTTGAGATGGAGCACTTCCTTGAGCGAACTCTCATAGTGATAGTTCTGAGTCGCGACGAAGCCGGAAAATGGCCGGGACAGCTCGACGTCGATTCCCAGCTGCATGATGTTCGCGAAGTTGAGCTGCATCTTGCTCAAGGCATCGAATAAATAATCGCGCGACAGAC harbors:
- a CDS encoding CAP domain-containing protein codes for the protein MKRLPFLTLTTLIALACQRSEANPMNPDPSTALENDSSQLARHTSCYDADEWTCEVEAAIARLTNEKRGRAPALDLLFESSKVARQHSQKMVREGISHEGFQSRGEEIKRELPGVKIVLLGENVAQFSNRLEDPEAIAKEFVRMWWNSAGHRQNIENSQYTYIGVGVARADSGIYATQIFHSDKLPSGK
- a CDS encoding HAD-IC family P-type ATPase; amino-acid sequence: MKAKRVHAAESASSELSLELHLAHVTPGRSRFVLDVLYRDEEACEAVEGRLRLENFVLAVKARPQSGSLVIEYNRNHKLDTGHLQICIEEALANPEQYKFKELAASTSAQALLDQDLQLVYCSQLASSLLKELRVDAAHGLATSEVNDRRLLYGSNQMEEVKPTSHWTLFSRQFANSQTWLLAGSAGLSLVTGGLFDVVMIGGVILMNGYVGYLSEARADEVISSIGHIDPQDVRVMRDGVFCNILDHQLVVGDIVSLSHGVVPADIRLIESKGLMVDESPLTGESMPVTKHHNAIERNQLHTISDRRNLLFRGTIVTSGQGLGVVIATGENTEIGRVRRLVASAEQLESPLQQDLEDIGRQTILISGAICGSVFLLGVMRGRSLLQMMQTSISLAVAAVPEGLPTIGTTTMALGVGNMKKRNILVRRLNVLEALGSVEVVCLDKTGTLTMNEMIAEEGYFGSEYWHRSQFGEAKKTKLKDSVPTVILPSRKWSLIAALCTDCERIKNPDGPGHRWSGSSTEKAIIEVAERMGMDVESIQKDLPRFKVSYRTESRQYMVTYHNLRDQDRNLAAVKGNPEQLLEMSAWVLDQGVLKELTDDIRQKLCDQNRELAKKGLRVLGFAYVEGQGMTSIQEEPLVWLGAVALMDPPREGMGDLIEKFHHAGIKTIMMTGDQTDTAKAVGKALGFNGNGGKLKSFDARDLKDLSLEAIADLAEEVQVFSRVSPTDKLRIVQALQQRGRIVAMTGDGINDSPALKAAHVGIAMGFQGTSAARESADIVLKDDNLEVLYFAIEQGRSVRTNLRKSIRYLLGTNMSEIMVMFLAVAAGRESPLNSMQLLWINLLTDVLPGLALALDPPAEDIMREPPADPSEPLLSSFAKMRLLVEAGFLSAGSLLSFEMATRQGKAGSNTTAAFVSLTTSQILHTLSASADSRGLIRGKFPRNKRIYGAMGVAGGTIAMGVISPWFRRLLGNEALTAGQLGQSLAHGVWPVMLLELLKLGRR
- a CDS encoding MaoC/PaaZ C-terminal domain-containing protein, with product LSRDYLFDALSKMQLNFANIMQLGIDVELSRPFSGFVATQNYHYESSLKEVLHLNHDRALLNFRSIVSDENGEPIVMQKDTMILCNLKKSDVERLDTIAEVHGETSDQYRGLSKLEPEIKLEDADWSGRYFLSNDTGMRYGVVSGDLNPLHTARLFSKLLGHRGSFVQGAFTANLALKFLMNDMHLPVQTMSVIFTRPAYSGQMVTFVVKGQRFELHCQRHKLLAKGHFTLFP